GTAGAATGGCCGCAGTTTGTTTATCCTTTACCGGAGTAAGAGTGGGTTTACTTGGCTCTGCCGGAGTTTCGAGGGATGGATTTTTGGCCTGTACTTGAAATGTAAAAGACGTAGATTCTTTATTGTTTTTACACGAACTATAACTTAACAGCAACAATAAAAATCCGTATTGCAAAAACTTTCTATTCAAAATAATTCGGGAGAGCACGTTGTTTGTAATTTAAGCCTTCGGGTAAAAATAATTAGAAGAAAGATAAATTCAGAAATTAATATTAATCGTTTACCTTTTAATCTGATAACCAATACAGATTGATTACTTTCTAATCAAGCTATTTTAATAAAGCCAGCTGGATTTTATTGGAAATAGTAAAAAGGCTATTACATCACCTAAAAGATTACCGAAACAATCTTTTATTATTTTGATTTTATTTAAAAAATAAGGAAAATTTGAGTTTTACTCTACAATAAATGGCGAAAGATAAAGACCGGATAAAGAAGAACGTTAATATTGTTAACCGACGGGCCTCCTACGAATACGAATTTTTAAGTAAATACATTGCCGGTATCATGCTGCAAGGCACCGAAATAAAATCTATCCGGGAAGGAAACGTAAATTTGCAAGATGGATTTTGCACCTTTATGCCGGATGGTCTGTGGCTTATTCAGGTAACCATTGCCAAATACACCGAAGGCACCTACTACAACCACGAACCTACCCGGCCGCGCAAGTTGCTACTCAACAAAAAAGAACTTAACCAGCTAAGTAAAAAATCGGAGGAGCAAGGTTTAACCATTATTCCCATCCGGGTATTTATTAACGAACGCGGTTTCGCCAAAGTAGAAATAGCTTTAGCCCGGGGTAAAAAATTGTATGATAAGCGGGAAGATATTAAAGAACGTGATATAAAAAGGGAACTGCAACGTGAACGTTTCTAAAATATACAATAGACACTAAATTCTAGACCAAATCCCTTAATATGGTTAAATTTGAATTTAATTTTAAAATTTATCATTTTCATTCATAGTCTAGCATTTTAAATCTAAATTATAGTGGATAACGGAATATGTAGCTTAAGTTTGGTGCCGGTGCGCGCAGAACCTTCGGATAAAAGCGAGTTGGTGACGCAGCTTTTGTACGGGGAGTGTTACCAGATTATGGGTTCGCAGGGCAACTGGCATCAGATAAAGATTGCCGCCGACGATTATACCGGTTGGATTGATTTTAAGCAACATTGCCCGGTAACGCCGGAGTATTTTACCGAATGGAAAGCA
The sequence above is a segment of the Adhaeribacter swui genome. Coding sequences within it:
- the smpB gene encoding SsrA-binding protein SmpB produces the protein MAKDKDRIKKNVNIVNRRASYEYEFLSKYIAGIMLQGTEIKSIREGNVNLQDGFCTFMPDGLWLIQVTIAKYTEGTYYNHEPTRPRKLLLNKKELNQLSKKSEEQGLTIIPIRVFINERGFAKVEIALARGKKLYDKREDIKERDIKRELQRERF